A stretch of DNA from Rothia mucilaginosa:
CACGTGGAATATGCCCTGGACCTGTGGCAGCGCACCCTGGATGCTATTGAGTCTGGTGATTACAGTAGCATTGATACTGAGATTGACTGGGCGATTAAGAAGAAGCTTCTGGACGCGTATATTGCCCGCGCCCGCGCGGCTGGTCAGCCTGCCGATTATGCGAGCGCCCGCATCCGTCAGCTGGATTTGGCGTACCACGACATCGACCCGGAGCGTAGTGTCTTCCATGCGCTGGTTCGTCGCGGTGCGGTCAAGCGCATCCTGCCTGAGGGTACTGCGGAGGCGGCGAAGACTCAGCCGCCGAATACTCGCGCCCTGCAGCGTTCGCGTTTCATTAACGCGGCGGTTGCGGCGGGGGAGCAGTTCACCGTGGATTGGGTGCATTTGAAGCTCAACGCCTACCCGCAGCACACGCTGGTGTGCAAGGACCCGTTTGCTACCGGCAGCGAGGAGCTGGAGGAGGTGCTGAGCCTGCTGGCGTCTAAGGCGCGTCAGCATCAGGAGGCGGCATTCCCGCCGCCCTGCTAATCAACAGCTCTGCTAGGCAGCTCCGCTAGAAATGCTCTGACGAGGGGAAACCCGCCGGCGGTCGGGGTTGTAGACCTTCGGGAACACCCCGGCCGCAACACAGCTTGAACACAGCTACGTGCCGTAGCATAAAACAGCTAAACCTATACCTGTAAACTGTTCTGTGGCACACGGGCACTCACACGCCCCACTCTCACAGAAAACCCCAGAGGATAACACTATGATGAAACGCTCTAAGCTCACTATTTTCGGTGCCAGCGCGGCAGTTCTCGCGCTCGCACTGTCTGCATGCGGCGAACAGGCAACCAACAACGGCGACCTGTCCAAGGTGCAGTACACCCTGAAGAACGCGACCGCTGAGCCCGAAGCAACTTTCGCAACCCCCTTCGCCGCGTCTAGCCCTTCTGCGTACGTGATTGAGGAAGGTAACGGCGACTCCATCAACGATGGTGACTACGTGCTCGTTGAGGCTGCCGTATTCAAAGGCACCGACGGCAAGATCAACGGTTCCACGTACTCCAGCGAGCCGATTCTGTTGCCGGTCAATGAGCAGCTAAAAAAGGCAGCACCGCAGGTGTATGACACGCTGAAGAACATTAAGGTTGGCGGTTCTTTCTCGTACACCACCAACGTTCTGCAGCAGCGCAGCACCGCGGGCGTGACCACTACGACCGCGTCGCCCGGTGCTGCAACCAACGTTGAGGTATACACCGTGAAGACGAAGCTACCCAAGTACGCAACAGGTAAGGCCGTTGAGGCTGACCCGTCGCTGCCGTCCTTCACCCTGGATGAGTCCACCGGCAAGGCAGAGCTGAAGATGCCCGATAACAAGCAGGAACACACCGAGCTGGTCTCCAAGACCCTCATTGAGGGCGAGGGCCCCGAGGTGAAGGAAACCGACACCGTGTACGTGCGCTACATTGGCGCACAGTACTCCGATGGTAAGGTCTTCGACGGCAACTATGACAAGACTCCCACCGGATTGTCCCTGCAGGGCGTTATCAAGGGCTGGACTCAGGGTCTGAAGGGTAAGAAGGTCGGCTCCCGCGTTGAGCTGGTCATCCCGGCGGACCTGGCGTACGGTAACGACACCGGCGGTTCTAAGCCTTCGGGCACCCTGGTGTTCGTGGTTGATATTCTGGGTGCGGAGGAGAACCCGCAGACCCTGCAGCGTGCTCAGGCAGCTTCTAGCGCGGCCGCTGCGGAGGCGAGCGCATCGGCAACCGCAACCCCGGCAGCTACCGCTTCGGCTACCGCGCAGTAGCCCACATTTTTATACCGCGCTCGCCGCTTATATGACTATGACGTAGGCGGCGGGCGCACCCACTATTTCGATTCATTTCGAACCAATCAAAGGAGACACCCATGTCTTTCGGTCAGCGTAACCTCGACCGCGAAAAGCCCGAAATCGATTTCCCCGAGGGCGACGCCCCCACCGAGCTGGTCATCACCGACCTGATCGAGGGTGCAGGCGCTGAGGTTGTTCCCGGCTCCCGCGTGCTCACCCACTACGTTGGTGTGGCATTCTCCACCGGTGAAGAGTTCGACGCATCCTGGAACCGTGGCGAGCCGCTGCCGTTCCAGGTGGGCGTTGGCCAGGTTATCCGCGGTTGGGATGAGGGTCTGCTCGGCATGAAGGTCGGCGGCCGTCGTCGCCTGGAGATCCCCGCCGACATGGCGTACGGTGACCGCGGCGCAGGCTCGGTCATTAAGCCCGGCGAGTCCCTGATTTTCGTGGTGGACCTGCTGGACGTCCGCTAAGGACTAGCAAGGTTCTCACGCTTCTTGCGTAAGAGACGCGTAGCCCGGTGCTTTCTCCCGATTGCGGGAGGGGGTGCCGGGCTTTTGTGTGCCGGACTATAGGTGCGCCCGCGTATTCCTCCCACAGCCGCCCCATGCACTGAGCCACCCCACACGCTAAGTAAGTGCCGCGGAACACACACGGTATGATGGAATCATGTCCACCGCAGCTCAGCTTTACATGACTCTTCACCGCCTCGCCACCGCCGCCGAGGCACCCGATACCGCAACCCGAACCCAGGGCATCAGCCGCAACGAGCTACTGACCCTGCTCGGTATTAGCACGCGCGCTAACGGCTCCCTCAGCGAGGCCCAGGAACGCGCCTTTGAACGAGCCAAGCAGACCCTGCGTGATGCCGGCGCGCGCATCACCCACGTGACCACGGATCTGGGGGAGCGCTACCGCCTCGAAACCAGCGACGCCGCTAAGCTACCCGCCTGGAACCCCACCGCCGAGGAGTTCCGCCTCATCAACACGATCCTGCGCGGCTGGGAAGGCACCGAACTGCAGGATGACGCCTACCGCATCCTGCGTAAGATTGCGCTCACGAGCGAGAACCTCACCGATGAGGCGCTCGCCGCCGCGAAGATTCAGGACCCGAAGACCGGCAAGCGTCAGCGCGCGAGGAACCTGCACACCTACCGTGAGCCCCTTCAGCGCATTTACTTTAGCGATAACCCGCACCTGAATGAGCTGTTTACCGCCTATGCGGAGCGTAAGACGGTCACGTTCACCTATCAGACGGCTGCCGGTGCGACCCGCCTGCAGGAGAAGGTCAGTGTTGCCGGTATTGGTTACCGTTACGGCACCTGGTACTTCGTCGGGTACTACACCGAGAGCGCGGCGCGTAAGGAGTACACGTTCCGCGCTAGCCGTATTCAGAAGCTCACGATGCTCTCACGTATTGATTCGACCCCCATCAATGCGACCTTCAACGCTAAGAACTGGCTTGAGGGCATTGAGGGCTACGAAGAGAGCCTGATTGTTGCCGAGGTCAGCGCCGATTCTACGCTTTCGGAGCCTTTCACTGTGCCCTCGTACGGCACGATTGATAGCGCTGTGGCGGCGACCAGCTACAGCTGCGTGATCGAGCCGCCCGCTGAATCCAACTCTGCCGATTCGGGTTCCGAGGCTGCTTCTTCTACCCGCCAGCGTGACAGCTATGCCGCCCAGCAGCAGCTCTTGCGCACCCTCACCGACCTGCACAGCGGAGCGGTTGAAGACCCCGGCACCTGGAGCAAAATCGGCCAGCGTAACCGTAATAACGTCCTTGATGCCCTCGTCGACCTGATCCTGGGTCTGCACCGTGCCGACCGCTGGGCGAGCGCCCACGATGAGGCGCCCATGCCGTTGAACCAGCTCAACGCCCTCTACAGCGTGGACACCGAGAAGAACCGCGAACTCGGCAAGACCATCATCCCCGAGATTTTCGCGCTGGTAGACAGCGTGCCTTTCGACTCTGACCCCAAGGACCCGGACGCGCTCAAGCCCACCTACATTAACCTGCTGCCGGACTTTGGCGGCGCCACCCCGCACACGCTGCTGGACTACGCGCGCCTCACCGACACCGAGCTCGCCATTCTCGTCTTTACTCTCTCTGCCGCAGATATTCTGCACCCGGCTGATGCGCGCCTGGGCAGTATCCGTGCGGCGCTCGCCGCCGCGTACCCGAATGCGCCCGTCTATGCGCAGCACCTGTGCTTCGCCCCGGAGGAGCCTCTGCTGCAGGAGGCGACCGCCGCTCTGAGCAGCGGTAACGCCGTGACCATTGGTTACGGTACCTCTGAGCGTGCCGCGGACCGTCTGGTGGACCCGTATGCGTTGGTGTTGCACCGCGACCACATGTATCTGCATGCGTGGTGCCGTACCGCTGAGGAACGCTACTATGCCGCGCGCGGTGAGCAGGTCCCCGAGTATGTACCCGCGCAGGTTCCCGAGGCTTTTGCGAACGAAACCACCGGCGAGGCGGCAGACAGCAAGACAGAGAGCAGCGAGGCGGGGGAGAAGACCCCCACGTTCTGGCGTAACTTCCGCCTCACCCGCATCAACCACATTCAGGAGGCGGGCGCGGGTCGTACCCACCCGGTTACCGGTGACACTGTCCCGCTGTGGCACGCACAGCAGCACAGCACTCAGACCAACCCCTTTGCTGAGTTGCGGATTCACCCGACTGAGCACATTCCCAGCGGTGAACCGCTCGATACTCTCACCGCAACGTACATGCGTCGAAGCACCCATCACGTGAAGAAGGCTTCACGCACCCAGTACGTGCGTATTCACTACTACAACAACGCCCACGGTGCTGGCGATAAGAACATCCTCGACACCGTCATCGCGCATCGAGGTGCCCTCGAACTCATCGGTCCGGCGCACCTGCGCGCGGCGCTGCTTGACCAGTTGCAAACCCTTAGGGCGAGCAGCCGCAGTGGTGCGCCCGCAGGTGTGCCCACTGTGCCCGCAGAAAAATAGAACTTCACCCACTAGCAAAAACACCCTAAAAACCCATCCAAGGGGCCAAAACATTAACCTAAAACTTGTATAATGGTGCTCATGTCTTGGTGGTTCTGGATTTTGCTATGGGGCGCGCTCATCATCTGCTCGCTCCTCTATTTGGCATGGTTCACCTACAAAGCACTCACTCGCGGTTTCACACTCCTTGACGAAACCGTAACCTGGGTCGAGTCAATCGAGGGACAATTCGACGCCGCGCAAGCGAACGCAAGCCGAAAACTCCCGCGAGACACCACCCTCGGGGTATTCACACCCATCACCGAGGCATACAATAACTACGAACAAGGTAAGCAGACACGCAGGTCTGAGCGGATCAAGCGACGGGTCTCCCGACGAGATCGACTCGGCCAACCTCAAAACATCGGAGACCTGCTCTAACCAGAAAGGCACACCATGGGCCAGATTTTCAGCCACCCCGCGACCATCATCGTCGTTATCCTCCTTATCGTCCTGCTCTTCGGCGCACCCAAGCTGCCCGGCATGGCACGCAGCCTCGGCCAGTCCATGCGCATCTTCAAGACCGAAGTTGAGGGTCTGAAGAACGACTCCAAGAAGGACCCCCGCGAGAAGGACGGCGAAGAGGTCGTCACCGCTGAGGTCGTAGACAACGGCAAGGACGGCAAGACCGAAACCAAGTAACGGTCCCGCCCCCAACGCACCAAACCCGTGCCAGCCCACCGGCCGGCACGGGTTTTGCGGCACCACCCCATAAACACCCCACCAGACCCCCTCAGCCGAATCACACACGGCACCGACACCCAGAGGACACCACGTGGCAACACCCGACCAGGACGTGCGCAACCGCAAAGTCAATCCTGAAGCACGCATGGAACTCAAGGAACACCTGCGCGAATTCCGCGACCGCTTCATCAAAGCGGCTATCGCAACCGTCATCGCAGCCATCATCGGTACGGTCTTCCTCTACCAGCCTTTCATCGAAATGATCTCTGTGCCCCTGCAGCAAATCAACGCAGAAACCGGCCGCAGAGCAAACCTGAACTTCGGTAGCGTCGCATCTCCTTTCGACCAGCTGCTTAAGGTCGGTATGTACATCGGCTTGGTGATCGCCTCTCCCGTCTGGCTTTACCAGGCGCTGCGATTCCTGCTGCCGGCACTGCACACCAAGGAGAAGAAGTATCTCTTCGGCTTCCTCACCGCATCTATTTTCGCGTTTGGTTGCGGTGTCGCCATTTCGTACTTCACCCTTCCCGGCGTGGTCTACGCGCTGCTGAAGTTCACCCCCGTCAACGACAGTAACTTCATTGACGCGGGCGTGTACATCTCCTTCATCCTGAAGTTCGTTGTTACGTTCTCCTGCGCGTTCATCATCCCGGTGATTCTGGTCGGCATTAACATGCTGGGCCTGATTCGCGGCACCACCATTTTGAAGTCTTGGCGTTGGGTTGTCGTGCTCGTTGCAGTGATTGCAGCGCTGACCGCACCCGGTAGCGACATCATGATGATGTTCGTGCTCATGGCGCCGTTGCTGATTTTCTTCTTCGCAGCAATCGGCATCTGCATGATTAACGACAAGCGCCGCGACCGCAAGCTTGCCAAGCTGGCGCAGGGTTCGGACGAGGAAAGCCTGAATACCGCAACCAGTAGCGAAGACCTGGCGAAGATGGGTTACTTCGACGAAGAGAAGACGTCCTAAATTGAATAGCTCGCTGTGAGCGAGGCAGCCGAAAAGGGGCGGGGTACAGAGAACCTGTATCCCGCCCCTTTCGCATGCCCGCACGTATGCCCGCACAGCGAACAGAAACCGGGCATCAGCAGAGCAGAAACCGCGCCGCTTTTGCACGCTACCGATGCGCTCGCTGTTCGCCCATACCGGATTAGTGCCCGTCCAGGATGCTTTCTGAAGGCTCGTAGCGGGCGAACCGTTACACTGGACATACTATGAGCAAGCACCACGCAGAGCACACATCCGACGCACACACCTCCAACGCTTCTAACGAGCAGATCCCGGCAGATAACGAGCAGACTCAGGCGGAGCGCACCGACTACGCTGCCGCATACGCCGCATCCCGAGAACGCGCCGCGTACGCGAAGACCGCCCTCGGGGCTTTTGAGGCGTCCCTTGATTTTCCGCTGGATGATTTTCAGCGTCAGGCGTGTGCCGCCGTGGAGGCGGACCGCTCCGTCCTCGTTGCCGCGCCCACCGGTGCCGGTAAGACCATCGTGGGTGAGTTTGGTATCTACCTGGCGCTACGCCGCGGCATGAAGGCGTTCTACACGACCCCCATTAAGGCGCTGAGCAACCAGAAGTACCATGACTTTGTGCGCGCGTACGGTGAGGATTACGTGGGTCTGCTGACCGGCGATACGAGCATTAACACGGAAGCACCCGTGGTCGTGATGACCACCGAGGTGCTGCGTAACATGCTCTACGCTAACTCGACCACGCTGACCGGTCTGGGTTATGTGGTGATGGATGAGGTGCACTACCTTGCGGATCGTTTCCGCGGCGCGGTGTGGGAAGAGGCGATTATTCACCTTCCCGAGCATGTGAACGTTATTTCTCTGTCGGCGACGGTGTCGAACGTTGAGGAGTTCGGCGCGTGGCTGGATACGGTGCGCGGCGGCACGGACATCATTGTTTCTGAGCACCGCCCGGTACCCCTGTGGCAGCACATGATGGTCGGTCACCGTGTGGTGGACCTGTTCGTACCCGAGGACAACTCCGCAAACGGTAAGAGCCAGGAGCCGGAGGAGAAGCTCTCCCGCAAGCAGGCGAAGAAGGCGCAGAAAGCTAAGCAGCGCGGCGCAACCGTGGAGGCGGGCGCTAACCCTCTACTTGCCGGTCTGCGTCTGAACCCGCAACTGAAGGCGCTACGCCCCGGCTTCCGTTCCGCACCGGGCCGTGGACGCTACGGCGGCAAGCGTGAGCGTTTCCGTCACCGCCGTGAGGGTTGGCTGAATGAGACGTTCAGCAGCGGCGAGCGCGGCCGCTCGGACCGTCGTGACCGT
This window harbors:
- a CDS encoding FKBP-type peptidyl-prolyl cis-trans isomerase gives rise to the protein MSFGQRNLDREKPEIDFPEGDAPTELVITDLIEGAGAEVVPGSRVLTHYVGVAFSTGEEFDASWNRGEPLPFQVGVGQVIRGWDEGLLGMKVGGRRRLEIPADMAYGDRGAGSVIKPGESLIFVVDLLDVR
- the tatA gene encoding Sec-independent protein translocase subunit TatA produces the protein MGQIFSHPATIIVVILLIVLLFGAPKLPGMARSLGQSMRIFKTEVEGLKNDSKKDPREKDGEEVVTAEVVDNGKDGKTETK
- a CDS encoding FKBP-type peptidyl-prolyl cis-trans isomerase → MMKRSKLTIFGASAAVLALALSACGEQATNNGDLSKVQYTLKNATAEPEATFATPFAASSPSAYVIEEGNGDSINDGDYVLVEAAVFKGTDGKINGSTYSSEPILLPVNEQLKKAAPQVYDTLKNIKVGGSFSYTTNVLQQRSTAGVTTTTASPGAATNVEVYTVKTKLPKYATGKAVEADPSLPSFTLDESTGKAELKMPDNKQEHTELVSKTLIEGEGPEVKETDTVYVRYIGAQYSDGKVFDGNYDKTPTGLSLQGVIKGWTQGLKGKKVGSRVELVIPADLAYGNDTGGSKPSGTLVFVVDILGAEENPQTLQRAQAASSAAAAEASASATATPAATASATAQ
- a CDS encoding WYL domain-containing protein, whose translation is MSTAAQLYMTLHRLATAAEAPDTATRTQGISRNELLTLLGISTRANGSLSEAQERAFERAKQTLRDAGARITHVTTDLGERYRLETSDAAKLPAWNPTAEEFRLINTILRGWEGTELQDDAYRILRKIALTSENLTDEALAAAKIQDPKTGKRQRARNLHTYREPLQRIYFSDNPHLNELFTAYAERKTVTFTYQTAAGATRLQEKVSVAGIGYRYGTWYFVGYYTESAARKEYTFRASRIQKLTMLSRIDSTPINATFNAKNWLEGIEGYEESLIVAEVSADSTLSEPFTVPSYGTIDSAVAATSYSCVIEPPAESNSADSGSEAASSTRQRDSYAAQQQLLRTLTDLHSGAVEDPGTWSKIGQRNRNNVLDALVDLILGLHRADRWASAHDEAPMPLNQLNALYSVDTEKNRELGKTIIPEIFALVDSVPFDSDPKDPDALKPTYINLLPDFGGATPHTLLDYARLTDTELAILVFTLSAADILHPADARLGSIRAALAAAYPNAPVYAQHLCFAPEEPLLQEATAALSSGNAVTIGYGTSERAADRLVDPYALVLHRDHMYLHAWCRTAEERYYAARGEQVPEYVPAQVPEAFANETTGEAADSKTESSEAGEKTPTFWRNFRLTRINHIQEAGAGRTHPVTGDTVPLWHAQQHSTQTNPFAELRIHPTEHIPSGEPLDTLTATYMRRSTHHVKKASRTQYVRIHYYNNAHGAGDKNILDTVIAHRGALELIGPAHLRAALLDQLQTLRASSRSGAPAGVPTVPAEK
- the tatC gene encoding twin-arginine translocase subunit TatC, whose protein sequence is MATPDQDVRNRKVNPEARMELKEHLREFRDRFIKAAIATVIAAIIGTVFLYQPFIEMISVPLQQINAETGRRANLNFGSVASPFDQLLKVGMYIGLVIASPVWLYQALRFLLPALHTKEKKYLFGFLTASIFAFGCGVAISYFTLPGVVYALLKFTPVNDSNFIDAGVYISFILKFVVTFSCAFIIPVILVGINMLGLIRGTTILKSWRWVVVLVAVIAALTAPGSDIMMMFVLMAPLLIFFFAAIGICMINDKRRDRKLAKLAQGSDEESLNTATSSEDLAKMGYFDEEKTS